The bacterium genome window below encodes:
- the miaA gene encoding tRNA (adenosine(37)-N6)-dimethylallyltransferase MiaA has translation MYLIMNLHQKNSRIPLLILLGPTAVGKTELAIKIAKELDTEIISADSRQVYKYMDIGTAKPSKEAQKEVRHHLIDVVLPSEKFSVADYKREVERVILDLHQKGKIPFLAGGTGLYIRALVDGLFKSPGPDYDFRKRMEKEAKVNGNLYLYEKLKSVDKETANRLHVNDIFRIIRALEVFEKTGLPISKLQKEKTEKMDYNVLMIGLNRDRKELYGFIEKRVEKMIKSGLVEEVESLLVRGYKKDLVSMQGLGYKEITGFLEKEYPFDQAVYLLKRDTRRFAKRQMTWFGKDKRINWFDLPDKNIVEKIMRIIKNTFLCLIILFIISLNLNAKAQFQAGVPNGGENKRKVSKEYQDIELKDEITRADLAAVFVIELDLSFIQGKSLIIVDIGNNWAKDYIKEIAGRGIMEIYSNHNFIPEKKITRVELAYYIQEIIVRFKNDFEIRDKFANTNSPFMDIPKEHIYYNPVMLSVTSGILHGISPDEFFPHGAVSGKLALKTVQNLNKYLKH, from the coding sequence ATGTATTTAATAATGAATTTACATCAAAAGAATTCCAGGATACCTCTTTTAATACTTTTGGGCCCGACTGCTGTTGGAAAAACTGAATTGGCAATTAAAATTGCCAAAGAACTGGATACTGAAATTATCTCAGCGGATTCACGCCAGGTCTATAAATATATGGATATCGGAACAGCGAAGCCTTCAAAGGAAGCGCAAAAAGAAGTCCGGCATCATTTAATTGATGTTGTTCTGCCTTCCGAGAAATTCAGCGTTGCTGATTATAAAAGAGAAGTTGAAAGGGTGATTTTGGATTTACACCAAAAGGGCAAAATACCATTTTTGGCCGGAGGGACAGGGCTTTATATCCGCGCGCTGGTTGACGGCCTTTTCAAAAGCCCTGGACCGGATTATGACTTTAGAAAAAGAATGGAAAAAGAAGCAAAAGTGAATGGGAATTTATATTTATATGAAAAATTGAAGTCAGTTGATAAAGAAACTGCCAACAGGCTTCATGTTAATGATATTTTCAGAATAATAAGGGCTTTGGAGGTTTTTGAAAAGACAGGACTGCCTATTTCAAAGCTTCAAAAAGAAAAAACGGAGAAAATGGATTATAATGTTTTAATGATAGGTTTGAACAGGGATAGAAAAGAGCTTTATGGATTTATTGAAAAGCGGGTTGAAAAAATGATAAAATCAGGGCTTGTAGAAGAAGTGGAAAGTCTTTTAGTCAGAGGTTATAAAAAAGATTTAGTATCAATGCAGGGGCTTGGCTATAAAGAAATTACCGGGTTTCTGGAGAAAGAATATCCTTTTGATCAGGCGGTTTATCTTTTAAAAAGGGACACGAGAAGGTTTGCTAAACGGCAAATGACATGGTTTGGAAAGGATAAACGGATTAACTGGTTTGACCTGCCTGATAAAAATATTGTTGAAAAAATAATGAGAATTATAAAAAACACATTTTTATGTTTAATAATTTTATTTATAATATCTTTAAATTTAAATGCTAAAGCTCAATTTCAGGCTGGTGTTCCAAACGGCGGGGAAAATAAGAGAAAAGTTTCCAAAGAATATCAAGATATAGAATTGAAAGATGAAATAACGAGAGCAGATCTCGCGGCTGTTTTTGTTATAGAGTTAGACCTTTCTTTTATTCAGGGGAAAAGCTTAATTATTGTGGACATCGGGAATAACTGGGCAAAAGATTATATTAAAGAAATCGCGGGCAGGGGAATTATGGAAATTTATTCCAATCATAATTTTATCCCTGAGAAAAAAATCACCCGTGTGGAGCTCGCGTATTATATCCAGGAAATAATTGTCCGCTTTAAAAATGATTTTGAGATCCGGGATAAATTTGCAAATACAAATTCCCCGTTTATGGATATTCCGAAAGAACACATATATTACAACCCCGTAATGTTATCTGTTACATCCGGGATTTTGCACGGGATATCCCCCGATGAATTTTTCCCGCACGGGGCTGTCAGCGGGAAGCTGGCTTTAAAGACCGTGCAAAACCTTAATAAATATTTAAAGCATTAG
- a CDS encoding peptidase MA family metallohydrolase, with protein MKILIIILFVCLLNPPLHADYIIYFKNGNEEKVKDYRVKNDEICLEMYNGEICFPKTDILKIIKEEKDEKINHLENSPAIGNTEIKKIEPGTENISANSYADSAFQFYKNNRLDDALEMLFKAMESNPSEKQYPKNAGIIYYNSGNFEKAREMFYRVIDIDNKDSFAHEYAGRSFYYNNLPEKALPELNAAVHLDPLNSSLKEFKEKVEKESKIENSFQKTSQEIFLIQYDYQAEFRFTSVILETLLEAYWDIIRDFSYYSKKEFKIPVIIYTREAFKDIKHPEWASAVYDGKIRIPAGSISEQKDKDLENFIYHELTHAILFYYCKGRVIPAWLNEGIAQSEEKNQKDINRVKILLKGKHLFSLKELEKSFSNLVNPADVQAAYAQSYLAVNFILERYSRQALLDILNKLSKDQSIEEAISTTLFIDFRQFEKNIADMFQY; from the coding sequence ATGAAAATATTAATAATCATATTATTTGTTTGTCTTTTGAACCCGCCGTTACATGCGGATTATATAATCTATTTTAAAAACGGCAATGAAGAAAAAGTAAAGGATTACAGGGTCAAAAATGACGAAATTTGTCTTGAAATGTATAACGGTGAAATTTGTTTTCCCAAAACGGATATATTAAAAATAATAAAAGAAGAAAAGGATGAAAAAATTAACCATCTCGAAAACAGCCCGGCCATTGGGAATACTGAAATTAAAAAAATTGAGCCGGGCACTGAAAATATTTCAGCTAATTCTTACGCCGATTCTGCTTTCCAATTTTATAAAAATAACAGATTAGACGACGCGTTAGAAATGCTTTTTAAAGCCATGGAATCCAATCCCTCCGAAAAACAATATCCCAAAAACGCCGGGATTATTTATTATAACAGCGGAAATTTTGAAAAAGCGCGTGAAATGTTTTACAGGGTCATTGATATTGACAACAAGGACAGCTTTGCCCATGAATACGCAGGCCGTTCATTTTATTATAACAACCTGCCGGAAAAAGCCCTGCCTGAACTGAACGCCGCTGTTCATCTGGACCCCTTGAACTCCTCTCTCAAGGAGTTTAAGGAAAAAGTTGAGAAAGAAAGTAAAATAGAAAATTCGTTTCAAAAAACATCACAGGAGATATTTTTAATTCAATATGATTACCAGGCTGAGTTTCGCTTTACATCCGTAATTTTGGAAACCCTGCTGGAAGCTTACTGGGACATAATCCGCGATTTTTCTTATTATTCCAAAAAAGAATTTAAGATTCCTGTGATTATTTATACCCGGGAAGCATTCAAAGACATAAAACACCCTGAATGGGCAAGTGCCGTTTATGACGGAAAAATAAGAATACCCGCCGGCAGTATAAGTGAACAAAAAGACAAAGATTTAGAAAATTTTATTTACCACGAACTTACGCACGCCATACTTTTTTACTATTGCAAAGGCAGGGTAATCCCCGCGTGGCTGAATGAAGGAATAGCACAGTCAGAGGAAAAAAACCAAAAGGACATCAATAGAGTAAAAATACTGTTAAAAGGGAAGCACCTGTTTTCACTTAAGGAATTAGAAAAAAGCTTTTCAAATCTTGTTAATCCCGCCGATGTTCAGGCGGCTTACGCCCAATCATACTTGGCCGTCAATTTTATTTTGGAGAGATATTCCCGGCAGGCCCTGCTGGATATTTTAAATAAATTATCAAAAGACCAATCCATAGAAGAGGCAATTTCAACCACGCTTTTTATTGATTTCAGGCAATTTGAAAAAAATATAGCAGATATGTTCCAGTACTAA
- a CDS encoding flavin reductase family protein produces MDVKALFNITYGMYIVSSNKGTALNAQVANTVFQITNEPVTIAVSINKQNLMHEFIMTSAQFGVSVLSDETPLEFIGKFGFRSGKVTNKFANINYKILDSGCPVVLDNTVSYFEAKVSDSFNCGTHTVFLGKVTDAVILKQGNVMTYAYYHEVKRGKTPESAPTYIKEKKPDGAKI; encoded by the coding sequence ATGGACGTTAAGGCGCTGTTTAACATAACATATGGAATGTATATTGTAAGCTCCAATAAAGGGACTGCTTTAAACGCTCAGGTAGCGAACACTGTGTTTCAGATAACAAATGAACCTGTGACAATCGCGGTAAGCATAAATAAACAAAACCTTATGCATGAATTTATTATGACAAGCGCCCAGTTTGGCGTGTCGGTTTTATCCGATGAAACACCGCTTGAATTTATCGGAAAATTCGGTTTCAGATCGGGTAAAGTCACGAATAAGTTTGCAAATATTAATTATAAAATCCTTGATTCAGGGTGTCCTGTTGTTCTGGATAACACGGTTTCTTATTTTGAGGCAAAGGTTTCAGACAGTTTTAACTGCGGTACCCACACGGTATTTCTGGGAAAAGTAACTGACGCGGTCATATTAAAGCAGGGGAATGTCATGACATACGCATATTACCATGAAGTAAAGCGGGGCAAAACCCCGGAATCCGCTCCCACATACATAAAAGAAAAGAAACCGGATGGGGCAAAAATATGA